A genomic region of Luteibacter aegosomatissinici contains the following coding sequences:
- a CDS encoding glycoside hydrolase family 2 protein, whose product MTRTTLLRPAPLALALAAVLAPFAATAADKPDTWSGKVAPLATPWTAAVSPANALPEYPRPQLARPSLDHPQWLSLNGLWEYAATDGKGKPAFGQALKEKVLVPYPIESVLSGIQQHADDMLYRRMVDVPAAFTANGQHVQLNFGAVAQDATVYVNGKEVARHVGGYTSFSADITPALKPQGPQEIVVAVHAPVDGANVMVGKQRLKPEGIFYTPASGIWQSVWIEPVPATRLAQLDFMPAASLDAFTVNAKVQGSAAGATLHVTAYADGKAVGEASGPAGKPLKLAITAPHLWSPQDPFLYTFKASLAQGSQHDDVTSYAGLRTIGIKKVDGHNRIVLNGKPTFLLATLDQGYWPDGIHTAPTDEALKFDIQKTKDFGFNTIRKHIKVEPARWYYWADRIGLMVWQDMPAMPNGHNDKISEADKAGFRKDVTAIVEQLKGETSIIGWIPFNEGWGQWSIAAGGELAAQIKKLDGSRLVNARSGYNCCDTKGDTHAGDMIDVHDYQGPGLPAPDATRASMDGEHGGLTLGVPGHVWPNTAINPYGDVKDQAALNDGYVANTAVLRDKAPAIGVSGSVYTQITDVEGEHNGLYTYDRKVEKVDEARVRAINEATIKANSQP is encoded by the coding sequence ATGACCCGCACCACCCTCCTGCGCCCCGCGCCCCTCGCCCTGGCCCTGGCCGCTGTCCTCGCCCCGTTCGCCGCGACCGCCGCCGACAAACCGGATACCTGGAGCGGCAAGGTCGCGCCCCTGGCCACCCCGTGGACCGCCGCGGTGAGCCCCGCCAACGCGCTGCCGGAATACCCGCGCCCGCAGCTAGCCCGTCCTTCGCTGGACCACCCCCAGTGGCTGAGCCTCAACGGCTTGTGGGAATACGCCGCCACCGATGGAAAGGGCAAGCCGGCGTTCGGCCAGGCCCTGAAGGAAAAGGTACTGGTGCCGTACCCGATCGAGTCGGTGCTCTCCGGTATCCAGCAGCACGCCGATGACATGCTCTACCGCCGCATGGTGGATGTGCCCGCAGCGTTCACTGCGAACGGCCAGCACGTGCAGCTCAACTTCGGTGCGGTGGCGCAGGACGCCACCGTGTACGTCAACGGCAAGGAAGTCGCACGCCATGTCGGTGGCTATACCTCATTCAGCGCTGACATCACGCCGGCGTTGAAGCCGCAGGGCCCGCAGGAGATCGTGGTGGCCGTGCACGCGCCGGTGGATGGCGCCAACGTGATGGTCGGCAAGCAGCGCCTGAAGCCGGAGGGCATCTTCTACACCCCGGCCTCGGGTATCTGGCAATCCGTATGGATCGAGCCGGTGCCGGCCACGCGCCTGGCGCAGCTGGACTTCATGCCGGCTGCCAGCCTGGATGCGTTCACCGTGAACGCGAAAGTGCAGGGCAGTGCCGCGGGTGCGACCTTGCATGTGACCGCCTATGCGGATGGCAAGGCGGTGGGCGAAGCCAGCGGGCCCGCCGGCAAGCCGCTGAAGCTCGCGATCACGGCCCCCCACCTGTGGAGCCCGCAAGATCCGTTCCTCTACACCTTCAAGGCCAGCCTGGCCCAGGGCAGCCAGCACGACGACGTGACCAGCTACGCGGGCTTGCGCACCATTGGTATCAAGAAGGTGGATGGCCACAATCGCATTGTGCTGAACGGCAAGCCGACGTTCCTGCTCGCGACGCTGGACCAGGGGTACTGGCCCGATGGCATCCACACCGCGCCCACCGACGAGGCGCTTAAGTTCGATATCCAGAAAACCAAGGATTTCGGCTTCAACACCATCCGCAAGCACATCAAGGTGGAGCCGGCGCGCTGGTATTACTGGGCCGACCGTATCGGCCTGATGGTGTGGCAGGACATGCCGGCCATGCCCAATGGACACAACGACAAGATCAGCGAGGCGGACAAGGCCGGCTTCCGCAAGGATGTCACCGCCATCGTCGAGCAGCTCAAGGGCGAAACCTCGATCATCGGCTGGATCCCCTTCAACGAAGGCTGGGGCCAGTGGAGCATCGCGGCCGGCGGCGAACTCGCGGCGCAGATCAAGAAGCTCGATGGCAGCCGGCTGGTGAACGCGCGCAGTGGTTACAACTGCTGCGATACCAAGGGCGATACGCATGCGGGCGACATGATCGATGTGCATGATTACCAGGGCCCCGGCCTGCCGGCCCCGGATGCCACCCGCGCCTCCATGGATGGCGAACACGGTGGCCTGACCCTCGGCGTGCCGGGCCACGTGTGGCCCAACACCGCGATCAACCCCTACGGCGATGTGAAGGACCAGGCGGCCCTGAACGATGGCTACGTCGCCAATACTGCCGTGCTACGCGACAAGGCGCCCGCCATCGGCGTGTCGGGTAGCGTTTACACCCAGATCACCGACGTGGAAGGCGAGCACAACGGCCTGTACACCTATGACCGCAAGGTCGAGAAGGTGGATGAGGCCCGCGTGCGGGCCATCAACGAGGCGACGATCAAGGCAAACAGCCAGCCCTGA
- a CDS encoding HAD family hydrolase — translation MIELIGFDGDDTLWHSQEFYDRAQDAFEAILGKYIDLDGGGLRDSLLATERGNIALFGYGAKGMTLSMIESAIELTDGRIEARDIHQIVRLGKEVLAHPVELLPGIRDAVQQVAETHRVVLITKGDLFHQEYKVARCGLADVFHRIEIVSEKDPAAYERLFREFEVSPDRFAMVGNSLKSDIAPVVELGGWGVYMPYHSTWAHEVVTGFSMTDRVIEVHGADGIPSAIERMDLAA, via the coding sequence ATGATCGAACTGATCGGCTTCGACGGCGATGACACCCTGTGGCACAGCCAGGAGTTCTACGACCGGGCCCAGGATGCCTTTGAAGCCATCCTCGGCAAGTACATCGACCTCGACGGCGGTGGCCTGCGGGACAGCCTGCTGGCCACGGAACGCGGCAATATCGCCCTGTTCGGCTACGGCGCCAAGGGCATGACCCTGTCGATGATCGAATCGGCGATCGAGCTCACCGATGGCCGGATCGAAGCCCGGGATATCCACCAGATCGTGCGGCTGGGCAAGGAAGTACTGGCCCACCCGGTCGAGCTGCTCCCGGGTATCCGCGATGCTGTCCAGCAGGTGGCTGAGACGCACCGGGTGGTGCTCATCACCAAGGGCGACCTCTTCCACCAGGAATACAAGGTGGCCCGGTGCGGCCTGGCCGATGTGTTCCACCGGATCGAGATCGTCTCCGAGAAGGACCCCGCGGCCTACGAGCGCCTGTTCCGCGAGTTCGAGGTCAGCCCGGACCGGTTCGCCATGGTGGGCAACTCGCTTAAGTCCGACATCGCCCCGGTGGTGGAGCTGGGTGGCTGGGGGGTGTACATGCCCTACCACAGCACCTGGGCCCACGAGGTGGTCACGGGTTTCAGCATGACCGACCGCGTGATCGAGGTCCATGGCGCCGATGGCATCCCTTCCGCCATCGAACGCATGGACCTCGCGGCCTGA
- the iolE gene encoding myo-inosose-2 dehydratase, protein MKNDPIRIGINPISWSNDDLPSLGGETPLSTALSEGKAIGYEGFELGNKFPKEPAELRDLMAGYGLDVVSGWYSGRAAARPASEEIVAVGKHLRLLAENGCKVMVYGEVANAIQGEPQPLYKRPRFRTPDEWKRYGENLTEFAKFTLSHGVRLAYHHHMGAYVESPDDVDQLMANTGDEVGLLFDSGHTYFGGGDPVAVLDKHIDRICHVHCKDVRPGVIRLARNRHWTFLESVLNGAFTVPGDGIIDFAGIIQRLKAHGYKGWLVVEAEQDPSVAPSYAYAEKGYQTLRSLLDCQPVKEVA, encoded by the coding sequence ATGAAGAACGATCCCATCCGCATCGGCATCAACCCGATCTCATGGAGCAACGACGACCTGCCCTCCCTGGGTGGCGAGACGCCTTTGTCCACCGCGCTCAGCGAGGGCAAGGCCATCGGTTATGAGGGCTTCGAGCTTGGCAACAAGTTTCCGAAGGAACCTGCGGAACTGCGCGACCTGATGGCCGGCTACGGCCTCGATGTGGTCAGCGGCTGGTACTCGGGCCGCGCCGCTGCCCGCCCGGCCAGCGAGGAGATCGTTGCCGTCGGCAAGCACTTGCGCTTGCTGGCCGAGAACGGCTGCAAGGTCATGGTATACGGCGAGGTCGCCAACGCCATCCAGGGCGAGCCGCAGCCGCTGTACAAGCGCCCGCGCTTCCGCACGCCCGACGAGTGGAAGCGCTACGGCGAAAACCTCACCGAGTTCGCGAAGTTCACCTTGTCACACGGTGTGCGCCTGGCCTACCACCATCACATGGGCGCCTACGTGGAATCCCCGGATGATGTCGATCAGCTCATGGCGAACACCGGCGACGAAGTGGGCCTGCTGTTTGATAGCGGCCATACCTACTTCGGCGGCGGCGATCCGGTGGCGGTGCTGGATAAACACATCGACCGCATCTGCCACGTGCACTGCAAGGACGTGCGCCCAGGCGTGATCCGGCTTGCGCGCAACCGGCACTGGACGTTCCTCGAATCGGTACTCAACGGTGCGTTCACCGTCCCGGGCGATGGCATCATCGATTTCGCCGGCATCATCCAGCGCCTGAAAGCCCACGGCTACAAGGGTTGGCTGGTGGTCGAGGCCGAGCAGGATCCTTCGGTCGCGCCGAGCTATGCCTATGCGGAGAAGGGCTACCAGACGCTGCGCTCGCTGCTGGACTGCCAGCCGGTGAAGGAGGTCGCATGA
- a CDS encoding CoA-acylating methylmalonate-semialdehyde dehydrogenase — protein MSAQPETLAPYRIGHYIGGKPHAGSPIGTAPVYNPASGRVAAEVDLASVQDIDTAVQSAQSAFRAWSETPPLKRARVMFRFKELIERDMDKLARIIVAEHGKVLSDAKGEIIRGLEVVEYACGIPELLKGEYTEQIANGIDAWTMRQAIGVCAGITPFNFPAMVPMWMFPMAIACGNTFVLKPSERDPSLAVELAMLLKEAGIPDGVFNVVHGDKTAVDALLDHPLVRAVSFVGSTPIAEYIYARGTAKGKRVQALGGAKNHMIVMPDADIDKTADALMGAGYGAAGERCMAISVAVAVGEATADALVARLKPRVEALRIGQGLDESAEMGPVVTGAHRDRITGYIDDGEAAGAELVVDGRGYQVPGCEQGFFVGGTLFDRVTPAMRIYKEEIFGPVLCVVRVPDFATALKLVDEHEYGNGTAIFTRDGQVAREFAHRVQVGMIGINVPIPVPMAFHSFGGWKKSLMGDHHAHGPESVRFYTRQKAVTQRWLNQDESAGAEFAMPTH, from the coding sequence ATGTCCGCACAGCCTGAAACCCTCGCCCCGTACCGTATCGGCCACTACATCGGCGGCAAGCCACACGCCGGCTCGCCCATCGGTACCGCTCCCGTCTACAACCCCGCCAGCGGCCGCGTGGCCGCCGAAGTCGACCTCGCCTCCGTGCAGGATATCGACACGGCCGTGCAATCCGCCCAGAGCGCGTTCCGCGCCTGGTCCGAAACGCCGCCGCTCAAGCGCGCACGCGTCATGTTCCGATTCAAGGAACTGATCGAACGCGATATGGACAAGCTTGCACGCATCATCGTCGCCGAACACGGCAAGGTGCTCTCCGATGCGAAAGGCGAAATTATCCGCGGACTTGAAGTGGTCGAATACGCCTGCGGCATTCCTGAACTGCTCAAGGGTGAATACACCGAGCAAATCGCCAACGGTATCGATGCATGGACCATGCGCCAGGCCATCGGTGTATGCGCCGGCATCACACCGTTCAATTTCCCGGCGATGGTGCCCATGTGGATGTTCCCCATGGCGATCGCTTGCGGCAATACATTCGTTCTCAAGCCCTCCGAACGTGATCCCTCGCTCGCCGTCGAACTAGCGATGCTGCTGAAAGAAGCAGGCATCCCCGATGGCGTATTCAACGTCGTGCATGGCGACAAGACCGCCGTGGATGCTCTCCTTGATCACCCACTCGTTCGTGCCGTCAGTTTTGTTGGCTCCACGCCCATCGCCGAGTACATCTACGCGCGTGGCACCGCCAAGGGTAAGCGCGTACAAGCCTTGGGTGGGGCCAAGAATCATATGATCGTCATGCCCGATGCCGACATCGACAAGACGGCGGATGCACTGATGGGAGCGGGCTATGGCGCAGCGGGCGAACGCTGCATGGCCATTTCGGTCGCTGTCGCCGTGGGCGAAGCGACGGCCGATGCACTGGTTGCCCGGCTCAAGCCTCGCGTCGAAGCGCTGCGAATCGGGCAAGGGCTGGATGAATCGGCCGAGATGGGCCCGGTGGTGACAGGTGCACATCGTGATCGCATCACCGGCTACATCGATGATGGCGAAGCCGCAGGTGCGGAACTCGTTGTGGATGGCCGCGGCTACCAGGTGCCGGGGTGCGAACAAGGCTTTTTTGTCGGCGGCACGTTGTTCGATCGCGTGACGCCAGCGATGCGAATCTACAAGGAAGAAATCTTTGGTCCCGTCCTTTGCGTGGTTCGCGTCCCCGATTTCGCGACTGCGTTGAAGCTTGTCGACGAGCATGAATATGGCAACGGCACCGCCATCTTCACGCGGGATGGACAGGTGGCGCGCGAATTTGCGCACCGGGTTCAGGTAGGCATGATCGGCATCAACGTGCCAATTCCTGTACCGATGGCATTTCATAGTTTTGGCGGATGGAAGAAAAGCCTCATGGGCGATCACCATGCCCATGGCCCGGAATCCGTACGTTTCTACACACGACAGAAGGCTGTAACCCAGCGTTGGCTGAACCAAGACGAAAGCGCGGGCGCCGAATTTGCCATGCCCACCCATTAG
- a CDS encoding carbohydrate porin: protein MLTNLIKRPLAGMMLVGLAFAGTAHADDAANTGSSSLATSKYLFGDWGGERSRLADKGITFDFGYGFEAAHNYSGGTKSITRYTDQWKFGAAFDLEKLWGWDGAKFNVMITDRNGRDIGADAHIGNNQLIQEVYGRGQTWHLTIFALEQKFFDGKLTWKVGRLPVGEDVNSFSCDFQNLNFCGAQPGNIVGDYWANWPTSQWATVLKLNTSSDTWVQLAAYQMNPKYVDDSYARHNGWKLGFPSGTTGALIPLEFGWKPMVNGLPGSYRAGVWYNTSNGDDLYLNEQHQPLAEFGGEPLQHDSRRGAWITFQQQVTGEAGGKGATVFLNYTAADHATSATNNQYAVGMEYKGMFDRPNDFIGVAFGGSHANGYAAKNQRLINALNPDVTPGIVNDGYERVTEVFYSWSPIPSIAIRPNLQYIKDPGGSKQNDDAFVLGLKTSVAF, encoded by the coding sequence ATGCTTACGAATCTTATCAAGCGTCCTCTCGCCGGCATGATGCTGGTGGGTCTCGCGTTCGCCGGCACTGCCCATGCCGACGACGCAGCAAACACCGGCTCAAGCAGCCTGGCTACGAGCAAATATCTCTTCGGTGACTGGGGCGGGGAGCGCTCGCGTCTCGCTGACAAGGGCATCACGTTCGATTTCGGCTACGGCTTCGAAGCCGCGCACAATTACTCGGGCGGCACGAAGAGCATCACGCGCTACACCGACCAGTGGAAGTTCGGCGCGGCGTTCGATCTTGAGAAGCTCTGGGGCTGGGACGGTGCGAAGTTCAACGTCATGATCACCGATCGTAACGGCCGCGATATCGGTGCCGATGCACACATCGGCAACAACCAGCTCATCCAGGAAGTCTACGGTCGTGGCCAGACCTGGCATCTCACCATCTTCGCCCTCGAGCAGAAGTTCTTCGATGGCAAGCTCACGTGGAAAGTCGGCCGTCTGCCGGTGGGCGAAGACGTGAACTCGTTCTCGTGTGATTTCCAGAACCTGAACTTCTGTGGCGCCCAGCCTGGCAACATCGTGGGCGATTACTGGGCGAACTGGCCGACGAGCCAGTGGGCCACGGTGCTCAAGCTCAATACGAGCAGCGATACGTGGGTGCAGCTTGCCGCGTATCAGATGAACCCGAAGTACGTGGATGACAGCTACGCACGGCATAACGGCTGGAAGTTGGGCTTCCCGAGTGGTACGACGGGCGCGCTCATCCCGCTGGAATTCGGCTGGAAGCCGATGGTGAACGGGCTGCCGGGTTCGTACCGTGCCGGCGTCTGGTACAACACCTCCAATGGCGACGATCTCTACCTCAACGAGCAACACCAGCCGCTCGCAGAGTTCGGTGGCGAGCCGTTGCAGCATGATTCGCGCCGCGGTGCGTGGATCACATTCCAGCAGCAGGTCACCGGCGAGGCCGGCGGCAAGGGTGCCACGGTGTTCCTGAACTACACCGCGGCCGACCATGCCACCTCGGCAACGAACAACCAGTATGCCGTCGGTATGGAGTACAAGGGCATGTTCGATCGCCCGAACGACTTCATCGGCGTGGCCTTTGGTGGCTCGCACGCCAACGGCTATGCCGCGAAGAACCAGCGCCTGATCAATGCGCTGAACCCCGATGTCACCCCCGGTATCGTGAACGATGGCTATGAGCGCGTGACTGAAGTGTTCTACAGCTGGTCGCCGATTCCCTCGATCGCGATCCGCCCGAACCTGCAGTACATCAAGGATCCAGGCGGCAGCAAGCAGAACGACGATGCGTTCGTGCTTGGCCTGAAGACCAGCGTGGCGTTCTAA
- a CDS encoding CPXCG motif-containing cysteine-rich protein, with the protein MYEFTDISCPYCGETIEVAVDTSAGSQTYTEDCQVCCRPIVMRLVVDEGDDTFDLTATAENDG; encoded by the coding sequence ATGTACGAATTCACTGATATCTCCTGCCCCTACTGCGGGGAAACCATCGAAGTGGCCGTGGATACCTCGGCCGGTAGCCAGACCTACACCGAGGATTGCCAGGTGTGTTGCCGCCCGATCGTGATGCGGCTGGTGGTGGATGAGGGCGATGACACATTCGACCTGACCGCGACAGCCGAAAACGACGGTTGA
- a CDS encoding GH92 family glycosyl hydrolase yields the protein MNSSMARVPRRALVIALSLIAVGSIGAGYAKDTKPAAAAKSSVDEANPLVGTAPLDNQAFIGNSPPPGEPLYTGMTTPGASLPESATEAAPVNINADLSFATGVPVAYDYRRPAMIGFSGGGSTYGARGAPIVMPVVGDWTVPPDYMTSYYDKSTEKASPGYYAVDLATFHTKVELTATQWTSLMRFTFPESQRSNVVINLRRAGGDVEVVDDHTVRGVATAGRRDRDADGPFFVAEFSRPFASFGTFHSEVTAKGEGLGHEDIQAGRRQVSGDYAGAYLTFHTKAGEQVVVRIAHGHSAAEADQRLKAQDSDTDFDSVHAKARAKWAELFDRIQVTGGTPKQRMLFYSTLYHSFASPRMIARKGEHYTDSDGKDQVAAYDHYGPVPYWDTGRNQIALLMLLQPAVVQDIMRSEMDRAHERGYMNTSFHGDHAVFLYDGAWQRGIDFDYAAVYDVLRKNATDPRGPRGYLAEYDKQGWISDIVPEGNPSPPYAGGKAGVATTLEYAWDDHALADFARRLGKTDDADMFERRASNYRNVFDKSTGFFRGRTDDGKWISPFDPGEPYYNFMMKEGSGWSTLWLVPHDVQGLMNLLGGRDAFNAKLDAFFSTPYTAKGICRDCTGLIGQYVQGNQPDQHAAYLYAWSGQPWKTQALTRRILADLYGSDATGYGYPGMDDQGSTSSWYALSAMGFYPVDPSRPEYIIGSPIFDHVRLRLGNGKVFEIVARNNSAKNQYIQSATLNGKPWTKPWFSHADIVNGATLELTMGPEPNMSWGAAPADAPPSMSKP from the coding sequence ATGAATTCATCCATGGCACGTGTTCCCCGCCGTGCTCTCGTCATCGCGCTTTCGCTTATCGCCGTTGGCTCCATTGGTGCGGGTTATGCGAAAGATACGAAACCCGCTGCCGCGGCAAAGTCATCAGTCGACGAAGCCAACCCGCTGGTCGGCACCGCCCCGCTGGATAACCAGGCCTTCATCGGCAACTCGCCGCCGCCTGGCGAGCCGCTCTACACCGGCATGACGACACCTGGTGCGAGCCTGCCCGAGAGCGCGACCGAAGCCGCGCCCGTCAACATCAACGCCGATCTCAGCTTTGCCACCGGCGTCCCGGTGGCGTACGACTACCGCCGCCCGGCGATGATCGGGTTTTCCGGCGGCGGTTCGACGTATGGTGCGCGTGGCGCGCCTATCGTCATGCCCGTCGTTGGGGACTGGACGGTGCCGCCGGATTACATGACTTCGTATTACGACAAGTCCACGGAAAAGGCCTCGCCGGGCTACTACGCGGTGGACCTCGCGACGTTCCACACCAAGGTCGAGCTGACCGCGACGCAGTGGACCAGCCTGATGCGCTTCACCTTCCCGGAGAGCCAGCGCTCGAACGTAGTGATCAACCTGCGCCGTGCCGGTGGCGACGTGGAAGTGGTCGACGATCACACCGTACGTGGCGTGGCTACCGCCGGCCGTCGCGACCGTGATGCCGATGGCCCGTTCTTCGTGGCGGAGTTTTCGCGGCCGTTCGCGAGCTTTGGCACGTTCCATTCCGAAGTCACCGCCAAAGGCGAAGGCCTCGGCCATGAAGATATCCAGGCCGGCCGTCGCCAGGTTTCGGGTGACTACGCGGGTGCCTACCTCACATTCCATACGAAGGCGGGCGAGCAGGTGGTCGTGCGCATCGCCCACGGCCACAGTGCCGCGGAAGCGGACCAGCGCCTGAAGGCGCAGGATAGCGATACGGATTTCGACAGCGTGCACGCCAAGGCACGCGCGAAGTGGGCCGAGCTGTTCGACCGGATCCAGGTCACCGGCGGCACGCCGAAGCAGCGCATGCTGTTTTATTCGACGCTGTACCACTCGTTCGCGAGCCCACGCATGATCGCGCGCAAGGGCGAGCACTACACCGATAGCGATGGCAAGGACCAGGTCGCCGCTTACGATCACTACGGCCCGGTGCCGTATTGGGACACGGGCCGCAACCAGATTGCTCTGCTCATGTTGCTGCAGCCGGCGGTCGTGCAGGACATCATGCGTTCGGAGATGGATCGCGCGCACGAACGCGGTTATATGAACACCTCGTTCCACGGCGACCATGCCGTGTTCCTGTACGACGGCGCGTGGCAGCGTGGCATCGATTTCGATTACGCCGCCGTGTACGACGTGCTGCGCAAGAACGCGACCGATCCGAGGGGCCCGCGCGGTTACCTCGCCGAGTACGACAAGCAGGGCTGGATCTCCGACATCGTGCCGGAAGGTAACCCGAGCCCGCCGTACGCCGGCGGTAAGGCGGGTGTCGCCACCACGCTGGAATACGCATGGGATGACCATGCGCTGGCCGATTTCGCCCGCCGCCTGGGCAAGACCGACGATGCGGATATGTTCGAACGCCGCGCATCGAACTATCGCAATGTGTTCGACAAATCGACGGGCTTCTTCCGCGGCCGTACGGACGATGGCAAATGGATCTCGCCGTTTGATCCGGGTGAGCCGTACTACAACTTCATGATGAAGGAAGGCTCGGGCTGGTCCACGCTGTGGCTGGTACCGCACGATGTGCAGGGCCTGATGAACCTGCTGGGCGGCCGTGATGCATTCAACGCCAAGCTCGATGCGTTCTTCTCCACGCCTTATACGGCGAAGGGCATCTGCCGTGACTGCACGGGCCTGATCGGCCAGTACGTGCAGGGCAACCAGCCCGACCAGCACGCGGCGTACCTGTATGCGTGGAGCGGCCAGCCCTGGAAGACCCAGGCGCTCACCCGCCGGATCCTCGCCGACCTGTACGGCAGCGATGCCACGGGCTACGGCTACCCTGGCATGGATGACCAGGGTTCGACGTCGTCCTGGTACGCGTTGAGCGCCATGGGCTTCTACCCGGTGGATCCGTCGCGCCCCGAGTACATCATCGGTAGCCCGATCTTCGATCATGTCCGTCTGCGCCTGGGCAACGGCAAGGTGTTCGAGATCGTCGCCCGCAACAACTCGGCGAAGAATCAGTACATCCAGTCCGCCACGCTCAACGGCAAGCCATGGACGAAGCCCTGGTTCAGCCACGCCGACATCGTGAACGGCGCAACGCTGGAGCTCACCATGGGTCCCGAGCCCAACATGAGCTGGGGTGCCGCCCCGGCCGATGCTCCGCCCTCCATGTCAAAACCATAA
- the iolB gene encoding 5-deoxy-glucuronate isomerase — MSLLVKAAAQGEAIVKVTPESAHWKHVGFEARRLKAGETATLALPDDREGCLVVLTGTVDVRVANQSWQNLGGRASVFDERSPHAVYAPPSSTYTVTAHDDAELALASAPATGRFEARLIEPTTMKRSVRGTGANTRYVCDILPQTEPAESLLVVEVLTPAGHSSSYPPHKHDTDNLPEESVLEETYYHRIDPPQGFAFQRVYTDARDIDESMAVGDHDVVMVPRGYHPVVMPHGYRGYYLNVMAGPRREWHFRNDPAHEWMIAR; from the coding sequence ATGAGCCTGCTGGTAAAGGCCGCCGCGCAAGGCGAAGCCATCGTCAAGGTCACGCCCGAATCCGCCCACTGGAAGCATGTGGGTTTCGAGGCACGCCGCCTGAAAGCCGGTGAAACCGCCACGCTCGCGCTGCCGGACGATCGTGAGGGCTGCCTGGTCGTATTGACGGGAACCGTCGACGTTCGCGTCGCGAACCAGAGCTGGCAGAACCTGGGGGGCCGCGCCAGCGTGTTCGACGAGCGCTCGCCGCATGCGGTGTATGCCCCGCCCTCCTCCACCTACACCGTGACCGCACACGACGATGCCGAACTCGCGCTGGCCTCGGCGCCAGCCACGGGGCGCTTCGAAGCCCGCCTGATCGAACCGACGACGATGAAGCGTTCGGTGCGCGGCACCGGCGCGAACACACGCTACGTCTGCGACATCCTCCCACAGACCGAACCCGCCGAGTCGCTGCTCGTCGTCGAAGTGCTCACCCCCGCCGGCCACTCCTCGAGCTATCCGCCACACAAGCACGATACCGACAACCTCCCCGAGGAGAGCGTGCTGGAAGAAACCTACTATCACCGCATCGATCCGCCGCAGGGCTTCGCCTTCCAGCGCGTGTATACCGACGCGCGCGATATCGATGAATCGATGGCCGTGGGCGATCACGATGTGGTGATGGTGCCGCGCGGCTACCACCCCGTCGTCATGCCGCACGGCTACCGCGGTTACTACCTGAATGTCATGGCGGGCCCACGCCGCGAATGGCACTTCCGCAACGATCCTGCCCACGAATGGATGATCGCGCGTTAA